From a single Oreochromis niloticus isolate F11D_XX linkage group LG3, O_niloticus_UMD_NMBU, whole genome shotgun sequence genomic region:
- the LOC100692940 gene encoding ADAMTS-like protein 1 isoform X2, with translation MSGSCLWTTSLVLLAVCAKIAVWANNGDAVFIREFTLIRRDHLAEEPLHDGGQKPEDPSSRTARSEEDRDTLWDAWGSWSECSRTCGGGASYSLRRCLSSKTCEGQNIKYRTCSNVDCPSDAGDFRAQQCSAHADEQYQDQYHEWLPVYNDPDNPCALKCKAKGSGLVVELAPKVLDGTRCYTESLDMCISGICQIVGCDHELGSTATEDNCGVCNGDGSSCRLVRGHYKSQHSSGKTEDTVVTIPYKSRHMRLILKGPDHLYMESKTLHGVRDELVLDRSGQYYIENTTVDYQKLSDKEVLRITGPLGADFTVKVQFTGGTDSVVQYIYYQPIIHRWRETDFFPCSVTCGGGYQLTSAECYDLRSGRVVVDQYCHYYPENVKPKPKLQECNMELCLDSDGYKEIMPYDQYHPLPRWESSPWTSCSTSCGGGIQSRSVSCVEEDMQGTITPTEEWKCLYSPKTAVLQPCNTFDCPTWLAQEWSPCTVTCGQGLRYRVVLCIDHRGLHAGGCNPTTKPHIKEECLVTVPCYKSKDTLPVEAKPVWHKQAIELEEEVTASEEPAFIPGPWQPCSRTCGAGTQHRTVKCQVLLSFSQTIVDVPDDECEGVKPATSQPCYSSPCSVDLGEAGQSKEEEEEEEKGRTLQREELHDWEYEGFTQCSESCGGGVQEAVVICLNKQTREAADHSLCVSSRRPPRLLQDCKTQPCPPRWETGEWSSCSATCGVGLMIRTVVCTHRPSRDSNHTLVLRDEDCQNPKPSPVQACNRFDCPPMWDTHDWGQCSQSCGGGVQRRQVLCKQRLADGSILELPDTFCPTKSPTSQQPCGEQECPPEWVTTRWSQCSVTCGNGIQTLQAVCRKKEVNGRYLTADPKNCSLLARPSRIQPCFFKPCENSVKPDATILAQRKVYVQWRKGKKVHLGIGGYAYILPWTTVVLRCPTRHFRKGQIHWLKEGKPLVNLPHLSITSLGYVKIHQVRASDAGIYTCVAGEAQEHLVLQIIGSKQKLSVAESMLRRQKVGRPDAISAQERFQELHISLNRYDTIIERLLNHKESIRDEKYIADKSPASEKNSSTLEDEGSEIYIPEVLVADTRRLEEIMKNFSEDLGGLREEQLIAQLLSELTVAQGETNESTLHPPESAESSTQEPLHYKPNIKAHTARPRNPLIIQRSKKIGEGPQSEMIVYVGMPVFLQKPVVSLVLKCEAVGNPDPSVTWTKNGKELRYSSRVGLLPTGSLRIQYPSKGDEGLYTCTARNRFGRTSLSSSVQITGGKGRICVQGNSVGANGPACSERRNGSRSAELCQGQACLFRWRADAWSPCLATCGGGAQTRIVRCMKGPEGRSEEVESPNCLGTGRKPSDARPCNLLPCARWATTSWGPCHGRCVGPSLATQHRHVYCQDPNGTRVPHRVCTGLHRPSSLRNCTAEACALQWLVGPWTQCTATCGRHGFQSRQVTCVHLRTGKAFRDRHCTWRPRPASWQRCNILSCGRGECRDSTRYCEKVRQLELCLLPQFKSRCCFSCRNT, from the exons AGCTCACGTACAGCCCGATCAGAAGAGGACAGAGACACGCTTTGGGACGCCTGGGGTTCCTGGAGTGAATGCTCTCGTACATGTGGCGGAGGAGCCTCCTACTCCCTCAGACGATGCCTCAGTTCCAA GACCTGCGAAGGACAGAATATCAAATATCGCACATGCAGCAATGTG GATTGCCCTTCAGATGCCGGTGATTTCCGTGCCCAGCAGTGTTCAGCTCACGCAGATGAGCAATACCAGGACCAGTACCACGAGTGGCTGCCGGTATACAATGACCCAGACAACCCGTGTGCTCTCAAATGTAAAGCCAAGGGCTCAGGCCTTGTGGTGGAGCTGGCGCCCAAGGTGCTGGATGGGACACGCTGTTACACAGAGTCTTTGGACATGTGCATCAGTGGTATCTGCCAG ATTGTGGGTTGTGATCATGAGCTTGGAAGCACTGCGACCGAGGACAACTGTGGAGTCTGCAATGGAGATGGCTCGTCCTGCAGGCTTGTGCGGGGACACTACAAATCCCAGCATTCTTCGGGAAAAA CTGAGGACACAGTGGTCACCATCCCTTACAAGAGTCGTCACATGCGTCTGATCCTGAAAGGCCCGGATCACTTGT ACATGGAGAGTAAGACTCTACATGGTGTAAGAGATGAACTGGTCTTGGATAGATCGGGGCAGTACTATATAGAGAACACCACCGTGGACTACCAGAAACTTTCAGATAAAGAAGTCCTGAGAATCACTGGCCCACTCGGAGCTGACTTCACAGTCAAA GTGCAGTTTACCGGTGGTACAGACAGCGTGGTCCAGTACATCTACTACCAGCCCATCATCCACCGCTGGAGAGAGACCGACTTTTTCCCATGCTCCGTCACATGCGGTGGAG GTTACCAGCTAACCTCAGCAGAGTGCTATGATCTACGGAGCGGACGGGTGGTTGTAGACCAGTATTGCCATTACTACCCAGAGAATGTCAAACCCAAACCCAAACTGCAGGAGTGCAACATGGAGCTGTGCCTGGACAG TGACGGCTACAAGGAAATTATGCCATATGACCAGTACCACCCCCTGCCTCG ATGGGAGAGCAGCCCCTGGACATCCTGTTCCACCTCTTGCGGCGGGGGCATCCAGAGTCGCTCGGTATCGTGTGTGGAGGAGGACATGCAGGGGACCATCACTCCCACAGAGGAGTGGAAGTGTCTTTACTCTCCCAAAACAGCTGTCCTGCAGCCCTGCAACACATTTGACTGTCCCACCTGGCTGGCACAGGAGTGGTCACCA TGCACAGTGACTTGTGGTCAGGGGCTGCGCTACAGGGTGGTGTTATGCATCGATCACCGTGGCCTGCACGCCGGAGGCTGCAACCCTACCACCAAACCGCACATCAAAGAGGAGTGCCTGGTGACTGTGCCCTGCTACAAGTCCAAAG ATACGCTACCAGTTGAGGCAAAACCCGTGTGGCATAAGCAGGCCATAGAGCTTGAGGAGGAAGTCACAGCCAGTGAGGAACCAGC CTTTATCCCCGGTCCCTGGCAGCCCTGCAGCAGGACATGTGGTGCTGGGACCCAGCATCGGACGGTCAAGTGCCAAGTGCTGCTGTCTTTCTCCCAGACAATCGTGGACGTGCCAGATGATGAATGCGAGGGGGTCAAACCTGCTACCAGCCAGCCTTGCTACAGCAGTCCCTGCTCTGTAGATTTGGGTGAAGCAGGACAAagtaaagaggaggaagaagaggaggagaagggcaGGACACTGCAAAGAGAGGAACTGCACGACTGGGAGTACGAGGGCTTTACTCAGTGCTCAGAGAGTTGTGGGGGAG GTGTGCAGGAGGCTGTGGTTATCTGCCTGAACAAGCAGACCAGAGAAGCAGCAGACCACAGCCTGTGTGTGAGCTCTCGGCGACCCCCACGACTCCTCCAGGACTGCAAAACTCAGCCCTGCCCACCCAG GTGGGAAACTGGAGAGTGGAGCTCCTGCTCAGCTACATGTGGGGTAGGTCTGATGATTCGCACTGTGGTGTGCACCCACCGGCCCTCTCGTGACAGCAATCACACTTTAGTTTTGAGGGATGAAGACTGTCAGAACCCCAAGCCCAGTCCTGTCCAAGCCTGCAACCGCTTTGACTGCCCTCCTATGTGGGACACGCATGACTGGGGACAG TGCTCCCAAAGTTGCGGTGGTGGGGTTCAGAGGAGGCAGGTACTATGCAAGCAACGTTTGGCTGATGGCAGCATTCTGGAGCTACCTGACACGTTTTGCCCTACTAAGAGTCCTACAAGCCAGCAGCCCTGTGGTGAGCAGGAATGCCCACCTGAGTGGGTCACAACGAGATGGTCCCAG TGTTCAGTGACATGTGGAAATGGTATTCAGACCCTCCAAGCTGTTTGCAGGAAGAAAGAGGTGAATGGAAGGTATTTGACAGCAGACCCTAAGAACTGTTCCCTGCTGGCTCGTCCTAGCAGAATCCAACCATGCTTCTTCAAGCCCTGTGAAA ACTCTGTCAAGCCTGATGCCACCATACTGGCTCAGAGAAAAGTTTATGTCCAGTGGCGGAAAGGCAAAAAGGTTCACCTGGGCATTGGTGGTTATGCATACATCCTGCCTTGGACAACTGTGGTCCTTCGCTGCCCAACCCGCCACTTCCGTAAGGGCCAAATCCACTGGCTGAAGGAAGGGAAGCCCCTGGTCAACCTACCGCACCTCTCCATAACGTCACTAGGATATGTGAAGATCCATCAGGTTCGCGCATCTGATGCTGGGATATATACATGTGTCGCAGGTGAGGCACAAGAACATTTAGTCTTACAGATCATTGGCAGCAAGCAAAAGCTGTCTGTAGCAGAGTCAATGCTCAGACGACAAAAGGTTGGGCGACCGGATGCAATCTCAGCGCAAGAAAGATTTCAGGAGCTTCACATCTCCCTCAACCGATATGATACAATTATTGAGCGTTTGCTTAATCATAAAGAGTCCATTcgagatgaaaaatacattgCTGACAAATCACCTGCCAGTGAAAAGAACAGTTCTACCCTGGAGGATGAAGGGTCAGAAATTTACATCCCAGAGGTCCTCGTTGCCGACACCCGCAGGCTAGAGGAGATCATGAAAAACTTTTCCGAAGACCTTGGAGGACTACGGGAGGAACAACTTATCGCCCAACTGCTTAGTGAGCTCACTGTGGCGCAGGGTGAAACCAATGAGTCGACGCTTCACCCTCCAGAAAGTGCTGAATCTTCCACGCAAGAGCCACTCCAttataaaccaaacattaaagCCCACACAGCCAGACCAAGAAACCCGCTGATAATCCAACGTTCGAAAAAGATTGGAGAGGGGCCACAATCTGAAATGATAGTTTATGTGGGAATGCCAGTTTTCCTGCAGAAACCAGTTGTTAGTTTAGTGTTGAAGTGTGAAGCAGTAGGAAATCCTGACCCATCTGTGACATGGACGAAGAATGGGAAAGAGTTGCGCTACAGTAGCAG AGTAGGCCTGTTGCCTACAGGATCACTGAGGATCCAGTACCCAAGCAAAGGGGATGAGGGTTTGTACACCTGCACTGCCAGAAACCGTTTTGGAAGGACATCTCTTTCATCTTCGGTGCAAATTACTG gtgGCAAAGGAAGAATCTGTGTCCAAGGCAACAGTGTGGGAGCAAATGGACCGGCTTGTTCTGAGAGGAGGAATGGCAGTCGGTCGGCTGAGCTGTGCCAAGGACAAGCCTGCCTCTTCAG GTGGCGAGCGGATGCTTGGTCCCCATGCTTGGCCACTTGCGGTGGTGGAGCCCAGACTAGAATTGTGCGCTGCATGAAGGGTCCCGAGGGCAGGTCAGAAGAGGTAGAGAGTCCGAATTGCCTTGGAACAGGGAGGAAACCCTCTGATGCAAGGCCGTGCAACCTCCTTCCCTGTGCAAGATGGGCCACAACCTCCTGGGGGCCG TGTCATGGCAGGTGTGTGGGTCCCAGTTTGGCCACACAGCACCGCCATGTCTACTGCCAAGACCCCAATGGTACCAGAGTCCCCCACAGGGTGTGCACTGGGCTCCACAG GCCAAGCTCTTTGAGGAATTGCACCGCTGAGGCTTGTGCACTTCAGTGGCTCGTGGGGCCTTGGACACAATGCACCGCCACGTGCGGACGACACGGTTTCCAATCACGCCAGGTGACCTGCGTCCACCTTCGGACCGGCAAGGCCTTCCGAGACCGTCACTGCACGTGGAGGCCTCGGCCTGCCAGCTGGCAGCGATGTAACATTTTATCCTGCGGCAGAG GAGAGTGCCGGGACAGTACGAGGTACTGTGAGAAGGTGCGGCAGCTGGAGCTCTGCCTGCTCCCCCAGTTTAAGAGCCGCTGCTGTTTCTCCTGCCGAAACACCTGA
- the LOC100692940 gene encoding ADAMTS-like protein 1 isoform X4, translating into MESKTLHGVRDELVLDRSGQYYIENTTVDYQKLSDKEVLRITGPLGADFTVKVQFTGGTDSVVQYIYYQPIIHRWRETDFFPCSVTCGGGYQLTSAECYDLRSGRVVVDQYCHYYPENVKPKPKLQECNMELCLDSDGYKEIMPYDQYHPLPRWESSPWTSCSTSCGGGIQSRSVSCVEEDMQGTITPTEEWKCLYSPKTAVLQPCNTFDCPTWLAQEWSPCTVTCGQGLRYRVVLCIDHRGLHAGGCNPTTKPHIKEECLVTVPCYKSKDTLPVEAKPVWHKQAIELEEEVTASEEPAFIPGPWQPCSRTCGAGTQHRTVKCQVLLSFSQTIVDVPDDECEGVKPATSQPCYSSPCSVDLGEAGQSKEEEEEEEKGRTLQREELHDWEYEGFTQCSESCGGGVQEAVVICLNKQTREAADHSLCVSSRRPPRLLQDCKTQPCPPRWETGEWSSCSATCGVGLMIRTVVCTHRPSRDSNHTLVLRDEDCQNPKPSPVQACNRFDCPPMWDTHDWGQCSQSCGGGVQRRQVLCKQRLADGSILELPDTFCPTKSPTSQQPCGEQECPPEWVTTRWSQCSVTCGNGIQTLQAVCRKKEVNGRYLTADPKNCSLLARPSRIQPCFFKPCENSVKPDATILAQRKVYVQWRKGKKVHLGIGGYAYILPWTTVVLRCPTRHFRKGQIHWLKEGKPLVNLPHLSITSLGYVKIHQVRASDAGIYTCVAGEAQEHLVLQIIGSKQKLSVAESMLRRQKVGRPDAISAQERFQELHISLNRYDTIIERLLNHKESIRDEKYIADKSPASEKNSSTLEDEGSEIYIPEVLVADTRRLEEIMKNFSEDLGGLREEQLIAQLLSELTVAQGETNESTLHPPESAESSTQEPLHYKPNIKAHTARPRNPLIIQRSKKIGEGPQSEMIVYVGMPVFLQKPVVSLVLKCEAVGNPDPSVTWTKNGKELRYSSRVGLLPTGSLRIQYPSKGDEGLYTCTARNRFGRTSLSSSVQITGGKGRICVQGNSVGANGPACSERRNGSRSAELCQGQACLFRWRADAWSPCLATCGGGAQTRIVRCMKGPEGRSEEVESPNCLGTGRKPSDARPCNLLPCARWATTSWGPCHGRCVGPSLATQHRHVYCQDPNGTRVPHRVCTGLHRPSSLRNCTAEACALQWLVGPWTQCTATCGRHGFQSRQVTCVHLRTGKAFRDRHCTWRPRPASWQRCNILSCGRAGECRDSTRYCEKVRQLELCLLPQFKSRCCFSCRNT; encoded by the exons ATGGAGAGTAAGACTCTACATGGTGTAAGAGATGAACTGGTCTTGGATAGATCGGGGCAGTACTATATAGAGAACACCACCGTGGACTACCAGAAACTTTCAGATAAAGAAGTCCTGAGAATCACTGGCCCACTCGGAGCTGACTTCACAGTCAAA GTGCAGTTTACCGGTGGTACAGACAGCGTGGTCCAGTACATCTACTACCAGCCCATCATCCACCGCTGGAGAGAGACCGACTTTTTCCCATGCTCCGTCACATGCGGTGGAG GTTACCAGCTAACCTCAGCAGAGTGCTATGATCTACGGAGCGGACGGGTGGTTGTAGACCAGTATTGCCATTACTACCCAGAGAATGTCAAACCCAAACCCAAACTGCAGGAGTGCAACATGGAGCTGTGCCTGGACAG TGACGGCTACAAGGAAATTATGCCATATGACCAGTACCACCCCCTGCCTCG ATGGGAGAGCAGCCCCTGGACATCCTGTTCCACCTCTTGCGGCGGGGGCATCCAGAGTCGCTCGGTATCGTGTGTGGAGGAGGACATGCAGGGGACCATCACTCCCACAGAGGAGTGGAAGTGTCTTTACTCTCCCAAAACAGCTGTCCTGCAGCCCTGCAACACATTTGACTGTCCCACCTGGCTGGCACAGGAGTGGTCACCA TGCACAGTGACTTGTGGTCAGGGGCTGCGCTACAGGGTGGTGTTATGCATCGATCACCGTGGCCTGCACGCCGGAGGCTGCAACCCTACCACCAAACCGCACATCAAAGAGGAGTGCCTGGTGACTGTGCCCTGCTACAAGTCCAAAG ATACGCTACCAGTTGAGGCAAAACCCGTGTGGCATAAGCAGGCCATAGAGCTTGAGGAGGAAGTCACAGCCAGTGAGGAACCAGC CTTTATCCCCGGTCCCTGGCAGCCCTGCAGCAGGACATGTGGTGCTGGGACCCAGCATCGGACGGTCAAGTGCCAAGTGCTGCTGTCTTTCTCCCAGACAATCGTGGACGTGCCAGATGATGAATGCGAGGGGGTCAAACCTGCTACCAGCCAGCCTTGCTACAGCAGTCCCTGCTCTGTAGATTTGGGTGAAGCAGGACAAagtaaagaggaggaagaagaggaggagaagggcaGGACACTGCAAAGAGAGGAACTGCACGACTGGGAGTACGAGGGCTTTACTCAGTGCTCAGAGAGTTGTGGGGGAG GTGTGCAGGAGGCTGTGGTTATCTGCCTGAACAAGCAGACCAGAGAAGCAGCAGACCACAGCCTGTGTGTGAGCTCTCGGCGACCCCCACGACTCCTCCAGGACTGCAAAACTCAGCCCTGCCCACCCAG GTGGGAAACTGGAGAGTGGAGCTCCTGCTCAGCTACATGTGGGGTAGGTCTGATGATTCGCACTGTGGTGTGCACCCACCGGCCCTCTCGTGACAGCAATCACACTTTAGTTTTGAGGGATGAAGACTGTCAGAACCCCAAGCCCAGTCCTGTCCAAGCCTGCAACCGCTTTGACTGCCCTCCTATGTGGGACACGCATGACTGGGGACAG TGCTCCCAAAGTTGCGGTGGTGGGGTTCAGAGGAGGCAGGTACTATGCAAGCAACGTTTGGCTGATGGCAGCATTCTGGAGCTACCTGACACGTTTTGCCCTACTAAGAGTCCTACAAGCCAGCAGCCCTGTGGTGAGCAGGAATGCCCACCTGAGTGGGTCACAACGAGATGGTCCCAG TGTTCAGTGACATGTGGAAATGGTATTCAGACCCTCCAAGCTGTTTGCAGGAAGAAAGAGGTGAATGGAAGGTATTTGACAGCAGACCCTAAGAACTGTTCCCTGCTGGCTCGTCCTAGCAGAATCCAACCATGCTTCTTCAAGCCCTGTGAAA ACTCTGTCAAGCCTGATGCCACCATACTGGCTCAGAGAAAAGTTTATGTCCAGTGGCGGAAAGGCAAAAAGGTTCACCTGGGCATTGGTGGTTATGCATACATCCTGCCTTGGACAACTGTGGTCCTTCGCTGCCCAACCCGCCACTTCCGTAAGGGCCAAATCCACTGGCTGAAGGAAGGGAAGCCCCTGGTCAACCTACCGCACCTCTCCATAACGTCACTAGGATATGTGAAGATCCATCAGGTTCGCGCATCTGATGCTGGGATATATACATGTGTCGCAGGTGAGGCACAAGAACATTTAGTCTTACAGATCATTGGCAGCAAGCAAAAGCTGTCTGTAGCAGAGTCAATGCTCAGACGACAAAAGGTTGGGCGACCGGATGCAATCTCAGCGCAAGAAAGATTTCAGGAGCTTCACATCTCCCTCAACCGATATGATACAATTATTGAGCGTTTGCTTAATCATAAAGAGTCCATTcgagatgaaaaatacattgCTGACAAATCACCTGCCAGTGAAAAGAACAGTTCTACCCTGGAGGATGAAGGGTCAGAAATTTACATCCCAGAGGTCCTCGTTGCCGACACCCGCAGGCTAGAGGAGATCATGAAAAACTTTTCCGAAGACCTTGGAGGACTACGGGAGGAACAACTTATCGCCCAACTGCTTAGTGAGCTCACTGTGGCGCAGGGTGAAACCAATGAGTCGACGCTTCACCCTCCAGAAAGTGCTGAATCTTCCACGCAAGAGCCACTCCAttataaaccaaacattaaagCCCACACAGCCAGACCAAGAAACCCGCTGATAATCCAACGTTCGAAAAAGATTGGAGAGGGGCCACAATCTGAAATGATAGTTTATGTGGGAATGCCAGTTTTCCTGCAGAAACCAGTTGTTAGTTTAGTGTTGAAGTGTGAAGCAGTAGGAAATCCTGACCCATCTGTGACATGGACGAAGAATGGGAAAGAGTTGCGCTACAGTAGCAG AGTAGGCCTGTTGCCTACAGGATCACTGAGGATCCAGTACCCAAGCAAAGGGGATGAGGGTTTGTACACCTGCACTGCCAGAAACCGTTTTGGAAGGACATCTCTTTCATCTTCGGTGCAAATTACTG gtgGCAAAGGAAGAATCTGTGTCCAAGGCAACAGTGTGGGAGCAAATGGACCGGCTTGTTCTGAGAGGAGGAATGGCAGTCGGTCGGCTGAGCTGTGCCAAGGACAAGCCTGCCTCTTCAG GTGGCGAGCGGATGCTTGGTCCCCATGCTTGGCCACTTGCGGTGGTGGAGCCCAGACTAGAATTGTGCGCTGCATGAAGGGTCCCGAGGGCAGGTCAGAAGAGGTAGAGAGTCCGAATTGCCTTGGAACAGGGAGGAAACCCTCTGATGCAAGGCCGTGCAACCTCCTTCCCTGTGCAAGATGGGCCACAACCTCCTGGGGGCCG TGTCATGGCAGGTGTGTGGGTCCCAGTTTGGCCACACAGCACCGCCATGTCTACTGCCAAGACCCCAATGGTACCAGAGTCCCCCACAGGGTGTGCACTGGGCTCCACAG GCCAAGCTCTTTGAGGAATTGCACCGCTGAGGCTTGTGCACTTCAGTGGCTCGTGGGGCCTTGGACACAATGCACCGCCACGTGCGGACGACACGGTTTCCAATCACGCCAGGTGACCTGCGTCCACCTTCGGACCGGCAAGGCCTTCCGAGACCGTCACTGCACGTGGAGGCCTCGGCCTGCCAGCTGGCAGCGATGTAACATTTTATCCTGCGGCAGAG CAGGAGAGTGCCGGGACAGTACGAGGTACTGTGAGAAGGTGCGGCAGCTGGAGCTCTGCCTGCTCCCCCAGTTTAAGAGCCGCTGCTGTTTCTCCTGCCGAAACACCTGA